In Clavibacter capsici, a single genomic region encodes these proteins:
- a CDS encoding ribbon-helix-helix domain-containing protein encodes MTLSKKDQDRYDRMAAIEEASTGAPLPGDSAHGADAAEIGAQLLLDALGSEAAVSKAIGRPKLGGAVPDGEHSPTIHVRLPQDRKDRLERLRIVQRRKYAADLVRDAIDEYLDRHKDDLHRVAG; translated from the coding sequence GTGACACTCTCGAAGAAGGACCAGGACCGCTACGACCGCATGGCGGCAATCGAGGAGGCGTCGACGGGTGCGCCGCTGCCCGGCGATAGCGCGCATGGCGCTGACGCGGCCGAGATCGGGGCGCAGCTGCTCCTCGACGCGCTCGGCAGCGAGGCGGCCGTCTCCAAGGCAATTGGCCGGCCGAAGCTGGGTGGCGCGGTGCCGGACGGCGAGCACTCGCCAACGATCCACGTCCGCCTCCCCCAGGACCGCAAGGACCGTCTAGAGCGTCTGCGAATCGTGCAGCGCCGCAAGTACGCAGCAGATCTGGTCCGGGACGCGATCGACGAGTATCTCGATCGACACAAGGACGACCTGCACCGCGTCGCGGGCTGA